The following nucleotide sequence is from Melioribacteraceae bacterium.
ATAATATGATAAAAAAATCACACACTATTATTTATGTAAATGATCAAGAAGCAAGCACTAATTTTTATTCAACGCTACTAAATCAAAAACCGACCTTGCATGTTCCCGGTATGACAGAGTTTATTTTAACAGATAATTCTGAGTTGGGTTTAATGCCGGCAAACGGGATTAAAAAACTACTGAAAGATAAAATTGAGCATCCGAAAAAAATTGACAACCAACCGAGAGCCGAAATATATTTAATCGTTGACAACATTGATAAATATATTAATCGCGCGGATAAAATGAATGTAAATTTACTTGATGGATTAAAATTGAGAGATTGGGGACATCGTGTAATTTACTATGAAGATATAGACGGATATATAATTGCTTTTGCAGAAACTCGAGATGAAATAAAAT
It contains:
- a CDS encoding VOC family protein, with amino-acid sequence MIKKSHTIIYVNDQEASTNFYSTLLNQKPTLHVPGMTEFILTDNSELGLMPANGIKKLLKDKIEHPKKIDNQPRAEIYLIVDNIDKYINRADKMNVNLLDGLKLRDWGHRVIYYEDIDGYIIAFAETRDEIK